The following are from one region of the Streptomyces fradiae genome:
- a CDS encoding putative T7SS-secreted protein, which yields MVNWRDWGDRIVDGVDRRIDRGKELVGEGVDYVTDKTGQALDKAGAHGWADAVEDWGDETASSLGAEVGERQLGQTEQADELIHGKPEAIAATVKNLRDFQKAFDLVGGGMRKLDSSHWKGAAANTFREKFQTLPTDWLHAADAMENAAKALEAYSDAVVGAQGTAREAIALYKEGDKETKAAHDAHQKKVAAYETARTGDHPLPDPGDFSDPGESRRQRAREILQNARSARNEAGERAKTAVRAALAHAPKEPTGLEKAKLELVDYSLEQGFELAHVGGGVVKGTAGLINFVRSLNPQDPYNVTHPAEYQKGVHMTLAGLVSTAANPDRALKNAWEALKDDPDEFFGRLVPEALGTKGAGGLKTLNRLKHLDDVPTKKPGGAKGPARDAQAEDPHGAGRKPDEMCECGDPVDMATGRVILPQTDLALAGALPVVLTRRYESSYRAGRWFGPSWASTIDQRLEIDAEGVLLLCEDGSLLAYPHPAPGVPVLPTHGTRRWALDRDPSDGTYTVTAPETGVVRHFATVGDGDEAVLVQIDDRNGNWITFGYDAEGAPTEVVHHGGYRLRLTTDGSRITALHLGDQEIRRYSYADGHLTSVADSAGHPLCFGYDERGRMTSWTDSNGHRYEYVYDDRDRCVSQSGRDGVMAGRFTWDDGESTYTDALGRTTRFEVNDQARITAETAPDGGVTRSTYDGRGRLLSRTDPLGHTTFFAYDGEGRLTTVTRPDGRTTTAEYDALGLPVRVRRADGTTVRQTYDERGNRTSVTSASGVRTEFGYDDRGRLTTVTDPLGAVARVRTDDVGLPVAVTDPLGSTTSYAYDAFGRTVRVTDALGAETRLEWTPEGRLSSRVNPDGAVESWTYDGEGNCLTHTDAVGGTTVFTYGDFDVLATRTDPDGTRYAFTHDAALQLTGVTNPQGLTWTYAYDAAGRTVSESDFDDRTLTYAYDAAGRLLSRTNGAGESVTFERNTLGQMLRKDADGAVTTYEYDVFDELAMAVSPDATLTRLRDRDGHLISETVNGRTLKFAYDEVGRRTGRTTPGGAVSAWSYDAAGRRTELTTSGRTMSFTHDAVGRELTRTIGDFASMTSAFDEAGRLTAHEVTSRGRRLQQRAYHYRPDGNLVGIDDHLAGPRRFDLDAAGRVTAVRADQWTERYAYDEAGNQTEAVWPRDTEATGPRTYTGTRITRAGGVRYEHDAQGRTILRQKTRLSRKPDTWRYTWDAEDRLTSVITPDGTEWRYVYDPLGRRISKQSPLETVHFTWDGTTLCEQSTEAVTLTWDHSGLRPLAQTERRRDTDETRFFAIVTDLIGTPTELVDESGTLAWRSRTTLWGTTSWTKSATAYTPLRFPGQYFDPETGLHYNHFRYYDPEPGRYLSQDPLGLAPAPNPATYVHNPHTWSDPLGLGPCPTDAKGAWENKADFSSQKVMSKKFDAHAGDFLDAPGNRNKVNLQRFEEAMREHMTADGTKIYRYNYRNQGQAVGFIDPATQKMVMLHTDGTFWSAWKLGDKQFQGIVDKGFLW from the coding sequence ATGGTCAACTGGCGGGACTGGGGCGACCGGATCGTCGACGGGGTCGACCGGCGTATCGACAGAGGCAAGGAACTCGTCGGCGAAGGCGTCGACTACGTGACCGACAAGACCGGCCAGGCCCTGGACAAGGCGGGCGCCCATGGCTGGGCGGACGCGGTCGAGGACTGGGGCGACGAGACCGCCTCCTCCCTGGGCGCCGAGGTCGGGGAGCGGCAGCTCGGGCAGACCGAGCAGGCGGACGAGCTGATCCACGGCAAGCCGGAGGCGATCGCCGCCACCGTGAAGAACCTGCGGGACTTCCAGAAGGCGTTCGACCTGGTCGGCGGCGGTATGCGGAAGCTGGACTCCAGCCATTGGAAGGGGGCCGCGGCCAACACCTTCCGGGAGAAGTTCCAGACCCTGCCGACGGACTGGCTGCACGCGGCGGACGCGATGGAGAACGCGGCCAAGGCTCTGGAGGCGTACTCGGATGCTGTCGTCGGTGCCCAGGGCACGGCGCGTGAGGCCATCGCGCTGTACAAGGAGGGCGACAAGGAGACCAAGGCGGCACACGACGCGCATCAGAAGAAGGTCGCCGCCTACGAGACGGCCCGCACCGGTGACCACCCGCTGCCGGACCCCGGGGACTTCTCCGACCCGGGCGAGTCCAGGCGGCAGCGCGCACGGGAGATCCTGCAGAACGCCCGGAGCGCTCGCAACGAGGCGGGGGAGAGAGCGAAGACAGCCGTCCGTGCCGCGCTCGCGCACGCGCCGAAGGAGCCGACGGGCCTGGAGAAGGCCAAGCTCGAGCTGGTGGACTACAGCCTGGAACAGGGTTTCGAGCTGGCCCACGTCGGAGGCGGCGTCGTCAAGGGCACGGCCGGGCTGATCAACTTCGTCCGCTCGCTCAACCCGCAGGATCCGTACAACGTGACCCACCCGGCGGAGTACCAGAAGGGCGTCCACATGACGCTCGCCGGCCTGGTCTCCACGGCGGCCAACCCGGACCGGGCGCTGAAGAACGCCTGGGAAGCGTTGAAGGACGACCCGGATGAGTTCTTCGGCCGGCTCGTACCGGAAGCGCTCGGCACGAAGGGCGCGGGCGGGCTGAAGACCCTCAACCGCCTCAAGCACCTCGACGACGTCCCCACGAAGAAGCCGGGAGGCGCCAAGGGCCCGGCCCGTGACGCCCAGGCGGAGGACCCGCACGGCGCCGGCCGGAAGCCGGACGAGATGTGCGAGTGCGGCGACCCCGTGGACATGGCCACGGGCCGGGTCATCCTGCCGCAGACGGACCTCGCGCTGGCGGGCGCCCTGCCGGTGGTTCTCACCCGACGCTACGAGTCCTCGTACCGCGCGGGCCGCTGGTTCGGACCGTCATGGGCGAGCACGATCGACCAGCGGCTGGAAATCGACGCGGAGGGGGTGCTGCTGCTCTGCGAGGACGGCAGCCTGCTCGCCTATCCGCATCCAGCACCCGGCGTCCCCGTGCTGCCGACCCACGGCACCCGCCGCTGGGCGCTGGACCGGGACCCCTCGGACGGCACGTACACGGTGACGGCCCCGGAGACGGGTGTCGTACGCCACTTCGCCACGGTTGGGGACGGAGACGAGGCCGTCCTCGTTCAGATCGACGACCGCAACGGCAACTGGATCACCTTCGGCTACGACGCGGAGGGCGCGCCCACAGAGGTCGTCCACCACGGCGGATACCGGCTCCGGCTGACCACGGACGGATCCCGGATCACCGCGCTGCACCTGGGCGACCAGGAGATCCGCCGCTATAGCTACGCCGACGGCCACCTGACCTCCGTCGCCGACTCCGCAGGCCACCCGCTGTGCTTCGGCTACGACGAGCGGGGCCGGATGACGTCCTGGACCGACAGCAACGGCCACCGCTACGAGTACGTCTACGACGACCGCGACCGCTGTGTGTCCCAGTCGGGCCGCGACGGCGTCATGGCCGGACGCTTCACCTGGGACGACGGCGAGTCGACCTACACGGACGCACTCGGCCGCACGACCCGCTTCGAGGTGAACGACCAGGCCCGGATCACCGCCGAGACGGCACCCGACGGTGGGGTCACCCGGTCCACGTACGACGGTCGGGGCCGTCTGCTGTCCCGTACGGATCCCCTGGGCCACACGACCTTCTTCGCCTACGACGGGGAGGGCCGGCTCACGACCGTCACCCGCCCCGACGGACGGACCACGACGGCCGAGTACGACGCCCTCGGGCTGCCGGTGCGGGTACGGCGCGCCGACGGTACGACGGTCCGGCAGACGTACGACGAGCGCGGCAATCGCACGTCGGTCACGAGCGCCTCTGGCGTGCGCACGGAGTTCGGGTACGACGACCGGGGACGGCTCACGACCGTCACGGATCCGCTCGGTGCGGTCGCCCGGGTCCGCACCGACGACGTGGGGCTTCCGGTCGCGGTCACCGACCCGCTGGGCAGCACGACGTCGTACGCGTACGACGCCTTCGGCCGTACGGTCCGGGTCACTGACGCGCTCGGCGCGGAGACCCGGCTGGAGTGGACGCCCGAGGGCCGACTCAGCAGCCGGGTGAACCCGGACGGCGCCGTCGAGTCCTGGACGTACGACGGCGAGGGCAACTGTCTGACGCACACGGACGCCGTCGGCGGCACCACGGTCTTCACCTACGGGGACTTCGACGTCCTGGCGACGCGCACCGACCCCGACGGAACGCGCTACGCCTTCACCCACGACGCGGCCCTGCAGCTGACGGGCGTCACCAACCCGCAGGGTCTGACCTGGACATACGCCTACGACGCGGCGGGGCGCACGGTCTCCGAGTCGGACTTCGACGACCGGACCCTGACGTACGCGTATGACGCGGCGGGCCGCCTGCTGTCCCGCACCAACGGCGCGGGGGAATCGGTCACGTTCGAGCGGAACACACTCGGCCAGATGCTCCGCAAGGACGCGGACGGTGCGGTCACGACGTACGAATACGACGTGTTCGACGAGTTGGCGATGGCGGTGAGCCCGGACGCGACGCTGACGCGCCTGCGGGACCGCGACGGCCACTTGATATCGGAGACGGTCAACGGTCGCACGCTGAAGTTCGCTTACGACGAGGTCGGCCGCCGAACCGGCCGCACGACGCCGGGCGGGGCGGTGAGCGCGTGGTCCTACGACGCGGCGGGCCGCCGCACGGAGCTGACCACGTCGGGCCGGACGATGTCCTTCACGCACGACGCCGTGGGCCGCGAACTGACTCGCACGATCGGCGACTTCGCGTCCATGACCTCGGCCTTCGACGAGGCCGGCCGACTGACCGCGCACGAGGTGACGAGCCGGGGCCGACGCCTCCAGCAACGCGCCTACCACTACCGCCCGGACGGAAACCTGGTCGGGATCGACGACCACCTCGCCGGCCCGCGCCGTTTCGACCTGGACGCGGCGGGCCGGGTGACGGCGGTACGCGCCGACCAGTGGACGGAGCGGTACGCGTACGACGAGGCCGGCAACCAGACGGAGGCCGTGTGGCCCCGCGATACGGAGGCGACGGGCCCGCGCACCTACACCGGCACCCGCATCACCCGCGCGGGCGGCGTCCGCTACGAGCACGACGCCCAGGGCCGGACGATTCTGCGCCAGAAGACCCGCCTGTCGCGGAAGCCGGACACCTGGCGCTACACCTGGGACGCCGAGGACCGCCTGACCTCCGTCATCACCCCCGACGGCACGGAATGGCGCTACGTCTACGACCCGCTCGGCCGCCGCATATCCAAACAATCCCCGCTGGAGACCGTCCACTTCACCTGGGACGGCACCACCCTCTGCGAGCAGTCCACCGAAGCCGTCACCCTGACCTGGGACCACTCCGGCCTGCGCCCCCTCGCCCAGACGGAACGCCGCCGCGACACCGACGAGACCCGCTTCTTCGCCATCGTCACCGACCTGATCGGCACCCCGACCGAGTTGGTCGACGAGTCCGGCACCCTGGCCTGGCGCTCCCGCACCACCCTCTGGGGCACGACCTCCTGGACGAAGTCGGCGACGGCCTACACCCCCCTCCGCTTCCCGGGCCAGTACTTCGACCCGGAGACAGGCCTCCACTACAACCACTTCCGCTACTACGACCCGGAACCCGGCCGCTACCTCTCCCAGGACCCGCTGGGCCTGGCCCCGGCCCCAAACCCGGCGACGTACGTCCACAACCCGCACACGTGGAGCGACCCGCTGGGGCTCGGCCCGTGTCCGACGGATGCCAAGGGGGCCTGGGAGAACAAGGCAGACTTCTCCAGCCAGAAGGTCATGAGCAAGAAGTTCGATGCCCACGCCGGAGACTTCCTGGACGCGCCAGGAAACCGCAACAAGGTCAATCTGCAGAGATTCGAAGAAGCGATGCGTGAGCACATGACAGCAGATGGAACGAAGATATACCGCTACAATTACCGAAATCAGGGACAAGCGGTCGGATTCATCGATCCTGCGACCCAGAAAATGGTCATGCTGCACACTGACGGGACATTCTGGTCAGCATGGAAACTCGGAGACAAGCAGTTTCAGGGCATCGTCGACAAGGGATTCCTGTGGTGA
- a CDS encoding helix-turn-helix domain-containing protein — MGNQNISVRPYAPSRNGGKNHPHRRTSGGVIHEHTRHTERFTVVGNDLIQHSEMTGLARAIGAYIQSLPSGSPVDIKTIAAQMHEGTTRTAAAMRELEAHGYLRRERVRLPNGRIVTRTVFCNQPGRGKAEPPTARPKPKPKQASRTTQTDRPEPRRRALPAVPQPAWPRPDLIETAHALLACLRLEDRRLLLSAAETEHLAQGVVAWLERDLAPDQIHRVLTSDLPEPLYRPAALLAHRLADRLPAAPLFRASRHLPLQNCDTCDHAFRGPAPGRCAACRHTGPGADHSPE; from the coding sequence ATGGGTAACCAGAACATTAGCGTGCGCCCGTACGCCCCGTCCCGTAACGGCGGGAAGAACCACCCTCACCGGCGTACGAGTGGTGGCGTCATTCACGAGCACACGCGCCACACCGAGCGGTTCACGGTCGTCGGCAACGACCTCATCCAGCACTCGGAGATGACGGGGCTGGCCCGCGCGATCGGCGCGTACATCCAGTCGTTGCCCAGCGGCTCGCCCGTCGACATCAAGACCATCGCCGCACAGATGCACGAAGGCACCACCCGTACCGCCGCCGCCATGCGCGAGCTGGAGGCCCACGGCTATCTGCGACGGGAGCGCGTACGCCTGCCGAACGGGCGGATCGTGACGCGGACGGTGTTCTGCAACCAGCCGGGCCGCGGCAAGGCCGAACCTCCAACCGCGCGGCCGAAGCCGAAGCCGAAGCAGGCATCGAGGACGACACAGACAGACCGGCCCGAACCGCGTCGCCGCGCGCTGCCCGCCGTGCCGCAGCCGGCGTGGCCGAGGCCCGACCTGATCGAGACCGCGCACGCCCTACTCGCCTGCCTCCGCCTCGAAGACCGCCGGCTGCTGCTCTCCGCCGCCGAAACCGAGCACCTGGCCCAGGGTGTCGTCGCCTGGCTGGAACGGGACCTCGCTCCCGACCAGATCCACCGCGTACTCACCTCCGACCTGCCGGAGCCGCTGTACCGCCCCGCCGCCCTCCTGGCCCACCGCCTCGCCGACCGACTCCCCGCCGCACCCCTGTTCCGGGCGTCACGACATCTCCCGCTCCAGAACTGCGACACCTGCGACCACGCCTTCCGGGGCCCCGCGCCCGGCCGCTGCGCGGCCTGCCGCCACACCGGACCGGGAGCCGATCACTCACCCGAGTGA
- the aspS gene encoding aspartate--tRNA ligase has protein sequence MHRYRSHTCGELRASDVGTDVRLSGWLHNRRDLGGILFIDLRDHYGITQLVARPGTAAAEVLDKLTKETVVRVDGKVVSRGAENVNPELATGEIEIEAAEVEVLGAAQQIPFTINTDDGVNEERRLEYRFLDLRRERMHKNIMLRSAVIAAIRSKMVALGFNEMATPILTATSPEGARDFVVPSRLNPGKFYALPQAPQQFKQLLMISGFDRYFQIAPCFRDEDARADRSPGEFYQLDVEMSFVEQEDVFQPIEKLMTELFEEFGGGRHVTSPFPRIPFRESMLKYGNDKPDLRTSLELVDITDVFENSEFKAFAGKHVRALAVPNTGDQPRKFFDGLGDFAVSLGAKGLAWVRVGEEGALTGPIAKFLTEENVKVLTERLGLAAGHAVFFGAGEFDEVSKIMGPVRVEAAKRAGQFEEDVFCFAWIVDFPMYEKDEETGKIDFSHNPFSMPQGGLEALETQDPLDVLGWQYDIVCNGIELSSGAIRNHEPAIMFKAFEIAGYPREVVETEFAGMLRAFQFGAPPHGGIAPGVDRIVMLLADEPNIRETIAFPLNGNAQDLMMGAPTELDESRLRELNIQLRKPAEPKPTEGVRPVTEAVHPDAARG, from the coding sequence ATGCATCGGTACAGGTCCCACACCTGCGGCGAGCTCCGCGCCTCTGACGTCGGCACCGACGTCCGGCTGAGCGGCTGGCTGCACAATCGGCGCGACCTGGGCGGCATCCTCTTCATCGATCTGCGCGACCACTACGGCATCACTCAGCTGGTCGCCCGTCCCGGCACCGCCGCGGCCGAGGTCCTCGACAAGCTGACCAAGGAGACCGTCGTCCGCGTCGACGGCAAGGTCGTCTCCCGCGGCGCCGAGAACGTCAACCCGGAGCTCGCGACCGGTGAGATCGAGATCGAGGCCGCCGAGGTCGAGGTGCTCGGCGCGGCCCAGCAGATCCCCTTCACCATCAACACCGACGACGGGGTGAACGAGGAGCGGCGCCTGGAGTACCGCTTCCTCGACCTGCGCCGCGAGCGCATGCACAAGAACATCATGCTGCGCTCCGCCGTCATCGCCGCGATCCGCTCCAAGATGGTGGCGCTCGGCTTCAACGAGATGGCGACCCCGATCCTCACCGCGACCTCCCCCGAGGGCGCCCGTGACTTCGTCGTCCCGTCCCGTCTGAACCCGGGCAAGTTCTACGCGCTGCCGCAGGCGCCGCAGCAGTTCAAGCAGCTGCTGATGATCTCCGGCTTCGACCGCTACTTCCAGATCGCGCCCTGCTTCCGCGACGAGGACGCCCGCGCCGACCGCTCGCCGGGCGAGTTCTACCAGCTCGACGTCGAGATGAGCTTCGTCGAGCAGGAGGACGTCTTCCAGCCGATCGAGAAGCTGATGACCGAGCTCTTCGAGGAGTTCGGCGGTGGGCGGCACGTCACCTCCCCGTTCCCGCGGATCCCGTTCCGCGAGTCGATGCTCAAGTACGGCAACGACAAGCCGGACCTGCGGACCTCGCTGGAGCTCGTCGACATCACCGACGTCTTCGAGAACTCCGAGTTCAAGGCCTTCGCCGGCAAGCACGTCCGCGCGCTCGCCGTCCCGAACACCGGTGACCAGCCGCGCAAGTTCTTCGACGGCCTCGGCGACTTCGCGGTCTCGCTGGGCGCCAAGGGCCTGGCCTGGGTGCGCGTCGGCGAGGAGGGCGCCCTCACCGGCCCCATCGCCAAGTTCCTCACCGAGGAGAACGTCAAGGTCCTCACCGAGCGCCTCGGCCTGGCCGCCGGCCACGCCGTGTTCTTCGGCGCGGGCGAGTTCGACGAGGTCTCCAAGATCATGGGCCCGGTCCGGGTCGAGGCCGCGAAGCGCGCCGGCCAGTTCGAGGAGGACGTCTTCTGCTTCGCGTGGATCGTCGACTTCCCGATGTACGAGAAGGACGAGGAGACCGGCAAGATCGACTTCTCGCACAACCCCTTCTCGATGCCGCAGGGCGGCCTGGAGGCCCTGGAGACCCAGGACCCGCTGGACGTCCTCGGCTGGCAGTACGACATCGTCTGCAACGGCATCGAGCTCTCCTCCGGCGCGATCCGGAACCACGAGCCCGCCATCATGTTCAAGGCCTTCGAGATCGCGGGTTACCCGCGCGAGGTCGTCGAGACCGAGTTCGCGGGCATGCTCCGCGCCTTCCAGTTCGGCGCCCCGCCGCACGGCGGCATCGCCCCGGGCGTCGACCGCATCGTGATGCTCCTCGCCGACGAGCCCAACATCCGCGAGACCATCGCCTTCCCGCTCAACGGCAACGCCCAGGACCTGATGATGGGCGCCCCGACGGAGCTCGACGAGTCCCGCCTCCGCGAGCTCAACATCCAGCTCCGCAAGCCGGCCGAGCCGAAGCCCACGGAGGGCGTCCGCCCGGTCACGGAAGCGGTCCACCCGGACGCGGCGCGCGGCTGA
- a CDS encoding SpoIIE family protein phosphatase has product MRTEDVLAAIATGLWSWDNASGIVSLDAEAARLLGLPTAPVRLTEAQVRARFHPVDWNEIDGVVNLAVAEGTLAESRLRIMDEHGRVIRTVRSRSKPLVEGNDYRLVGTLQEVADPQPGASGPHTPITGDWRRSREAFLLDAGRALAEARSTAEVLRVAASLSMPGFSPDGLAVFGMAGEWLTVIGHHGHGDGDEGPFTSMTLDTDYPAAEVVRTGRAIYLPTPAEYARRYPMTWPLAQRFGRRSWAFVPLVVAGRTMGAWMAAFKHPVAFTPDERSVLTTVARMLAQALARAGVAESERELSLGLQRAMMPVLGPGIPGVQVAARYVPTGGGLQVGGDWYDMIRLPGGSGAGRIALVIGDVQGHDVRAAGLMGQLRIALRAYASEGHRPDAVLSRASRFLAGINEGADDERPSGGARFATCLYLEVDLETGTVDIARAGHPDPAVRMTDGTVLLRPTAGGLPLGIDPDSDYPTTRLGLQPGETLMICTDGLLETGGHDLDTGWDRIRRLLEADDGEDLEALADRLVEAVHGPGSHHTTGPLADRREDDIAVLLLSRQAGGRGAALREAPRRTMMTVAQAEPERIAAAREQMRQLLHDWNDEDQVDSAVLMVSEMVTNVLVHTDGDALLVAEVACREGARRLRVEVADASDELPHKRHPGEMASSGRGLLLMEMLAHAWGVDPRGEGKAIWFELDEPASGDGCCA; this is encoded by the coding sequence ATGCGCACCGAGGACGTCCTGGCCGCCATCGCGACCGGCCTGTGGAGCTGGGACAACGCCTCCGGGATCGTCTCGCTCGACGCCGAGGCGGCCCGGCTGCTCGGGCTGCCGACGGCCCCCGTCCGGCTCACCGAGGCCCAGGTGCGCGCCCGCTTCCACCCGGTCGACTGGAACGAGATCGACGGGGTGGTCAACCTCGCCGTCGCCGAGGGCACCCTCGCCGAGTCCCGGCTGCGGATCATGGACGAGCACGGCCGGGTGATCCGTACGGTACGGAGCAGGTCGAAGCCGCTCGTCGAGGGCAACGACTACCGCCTGGTCGGCACCCTCCAGGAGGTCGCCGACCCGCAGCCGGGCGCCTCCGGGCCGCACACCCCCATCACCGGCGACTGGCGGCGCTCCCGCGAGGCCTTCCTGCTCGACGCGGGCCGGGCGCTCGCGGAGGCCCGGTCCACGGCCGAGGTGCTGCGGGTGGCGGCCTCGCTCTCCATGCCGGGCTTCTCGCCGGACGGGCTCGCCGTCTTCGGGATGGCGGGCGAGTGGCTCACGGTCATCGGGCACCACGGGCACGGCGACGGCGACGAGGGCCCCTTCACCTCGATGACCCTCGACACCGACTATCCGGCGGCCGAGGTGGTACGGACGGGGCGGGCGATCTATCTGCCGACCCCGGCGGAGTACGCCCGCCGCTACCCCATGACCTGGCCGCTCGCCCAGCGCTTCGGGCGCCGCTCCTGGGCCTTCGTGCCGCTGGTCGTCGCCGGGCGCACCATGGGCGCGTGGATGGCGGCGTTCAAGCACCCGGTGGCCTTCACGCCCGACGAACGCTCCGTCCTCACCACGGTCGCCCGGATGCTCGCGCAGGCGCTGGCCCGGGCCGGGGTCGCCGAGTCCGAGCGGGAGCTGTCCCTGGGCCTGCAGCGGGCGATGATGCCGGTCCTCGGCCCCGGCATCCCCGGCGTCCAGGTGGCCGCGCGGTACGTGCCCACCGGCGGCGGGCTCCAGGTCGGCGGCGACTGGTACGACATGATCCGGCTGCCCGGCGGCTCGGGCGCCGGCCGGATCGCGCTGGTCATCGGCGACGTGCAGGGCCACGACGTGCGGGCGGCCGGCCTCATGGGGCAGCTGCGGATCGCCCTGCGCGCGTACGCCTCCGAGGGGCACCGGCCCGACGCCGTGCTGTCCCGCGCCTCGCGCTTCCTCGCCGGGATCAACGAGGGCGCGGACGACGAGCGGCCGAGCGGCGGGGCGCGCTTCGCGACCTGCCTCTATCTGGAGGTGGACCTGGAGACCGGCACCGTCGACATCGCGCGGGCCGGGCACCCGGACCCGGCGGTGCGGATGACCGACGGAACGGTTCTGCTCCGGCCCACCGCCGGCGGTCTGCCGCTCGGCATCGACCCGGACTCCGACTACCCCACCACCCGGCTCGGCCTGCAGCCCGGCGAGACCCTGATGATCTGCACCGACGGGCTCCTGGAGACCGGCGGCCACGACCTCGACACCGGCTGGGACCGCATCCGCCGGCTCCTGGAGGCGGACGACGGCGAGGACCTGGAGGCCCTCGCCGACCGGCTCGTCGAGGCCGTCCACGGGCCCGGCTCGCACCACACCACCGGCCCGCTCGCCGACCGCCGCGAGGACGACATCGCCGTCCTCCTCCTCTCCCGCCAGGCCGGCGGCCGGGGCGCGGCGCTGCGGGAGGCCCCGCGCCGCACCATGATGACCGTCGCCCAGGCCGAGCCGGAGCGCATCGCCGCCGCCCGCGAGCAGATGCGCCAGCTGCTGCACGACTGGAACGACGAGGACCAGGTCGACTCGGCCGTCCTGATGGTCTCCGAGATGGTCACCAACGTCCTCGTGCACACCGACGGCGACGCGCTCCTCGTCGCCGAGGTGGCCTGCCGCGAGGGCGCCCGCCGGCTGCGCGTCGAGGTCGCCGACGCCAGCGACGAACTCCCGCACAAGCGCCACCCGGGCGAGATGGCGTCCAGCGGACGCGGCCTGCTCCTCATGGAGATGCTGGCCCACGCGTGGGGCGTGGACCCGCGCGGCGAGGGCAAGGCGATCTGGTTCGAGCTGGACGAGCCGGCCTCGGGGGACGGCTGCTGCGCCTGA
- a CDS encoding MBL fold metallo-hydrolase, whose amino-acid sequence MDTHKVGSDTTVLADSLEIPGIGHIPVNAYVLKAREPVVVDTGLSVSDRDFVDTLGSVIDPADVRWIWLTHPDRDHTGGIFDLLVAAPRARVVTTFLGAGIMTTERPLPMDRVYFLNPGQSLDVGDRRLRAFRPPLFDNPATVGFYDEKTRICFSSDCFGGPMPTAELAESGHANDLKPEELRAAQLLWAAVDSPWVHVVDPVKYRASIEPLREMSPEIVLCTHLPPAVRMTTGMIETITMAPDADPFVGPDQAALEEMLKAFEPGSTPAAAT is encoded by the coding sequence ATGGACACCCACAAGGTCGGCAGCGACACCACCGTCCTGGCAGACAGCCTGGAAATCCCGGGGATCGGCCACATCCCCGTCAACGCCTACGTCCTCAAGGCCCGCGAGCCGGTCGTCGTCGACACGGGTCTGTCGGTCTCCGACCGCGACTTCGTGGACACGCTCGGCTCCGTCATCGACCCGGCCGACGTGCGGTGGATCTGGCTCACCCACCCCGACCGCGACCACACCGGCGGGATCTTCGACCTGCTGGTGGCGGCGCCGCGGGCGCGGGTCGTGACCACCTTCCTCGGCGCCGGGATCATGACCACCGAGCGCCCGCTGCCCATGGACCGCGTCTACTTCCTCAATCCGGGTCAGTCCCTCGACGTCGGCGACCGCCGGCTGCGGGCCTTCCGGCCGCCGCTCTTCGACAATCCGGCCACCGTGGGCTTCTACGACGAGAAGACCCGGATCTGCTTCAGCTCGGACTGCTTCGGCGGCCCGATGCCGACCGCCGAACTCGCCGAGAGCGGCCACGCCAACGACCTGAAGCCGGAGGAGCTGCGGGCGGCGCAGCTGCTGTGGGCGGCGGTGGACAGTCCGTGGGTGCACGTCGTCGACCCGGTGAAGTACCGGGCGTCGATCGAGCCGCTGCGGGAGATGAGCCCCGAGATCGTGCTGTGCACGCATCTGCCGCCGGCGGTCCGGATGACCACCGGCATGATCGAGACGATCACCATGGCGCCGGACGCGGACCCGTTCGTCGGCCCGGACCAGGCGGCCCTGGAGGAGATGCTGAAGGCCTTCGAGCCCGGGAGCACCCCGGCGGCCGCCACCTAG